A stretch of the Sulfurimonas sp. HSL-1656 genome encodes the following:
- a CDS encoding GspE/PulE family protein, with product MLNIPELEGVDLKPHPLESVDLNLSLRSYVLFSEIDGDVHIVLSRAHLSQAFDFLAKFDLDLPLVIVDADSFDRLYNKFLEIRTDSELSGIEQEQEEIEEEEMSLSDFLHTSSDLLTSEESAPVIKFVNALFYQAVKQRASDIHVEVHEYKGEVRFRVDGALTKHADIEKRVANLIISRIKVISNLDIAEKRVPQDGRTHVKIAGKTLDVRVSVLPTYYGERVVMRMLMQSEDIPHLEGLGFDHALTKHLDEILKHSHGIILVTGPTGSGKSTTLHAFLQQVATPDINIITVEDPVEYKADNINQVQTNAKAGLTFASGLRSILRQDPDVVMVGEIRDSETAEIAIQAALTGHLVFSTLHTNNATASVTRLVDMGIEQFLISSSLLGVLAQRLVRKLCPECKQQTVLTDEYAEELDLPRGALIFEEQGCKACNYTGYAGRQAIGEFFEMTDDLVSMLKDRVNDHDLRAKAISLGMVPLSGQLKTLLLAGTTSLHEIIRVGVKDA from the coding sequence ATGCTGAACATTCCCGAACTCGAAGGGGTTGACCTCAAACCCCATCCGCTCGAATCGGTAGATCTGAACCTCAGCCTGCGCAGCTACGTGCTTTTCAGCGAGATCGACGGCGACGTCCATATCGTCCTCTCCCGCGCCCACCTCTCCCAGGCCTTCGACTTCCTCGCCAAGTTCGACCTTGACCTCCCCCTGGTCATCGTCGATGCGGACTCCTTTGACCGGCTCTACAACAAGTTCCTCGAAATCCGCACCGACTCCGAACTCAGCGGGATCGAACAGGAACAGGAGGAGATCGAAGAGGAGGAGATGTCGCTCTCGGATTTCCTGCACACCTCTTCGGACCTGCTTACCAGCGAGGAGTCGGCGCCGGTCATCAAGTTCGTCAACGCCCTCTTCTACCAGGCGGTCAAGCAGCGTGCCTCGGACATCCACGTCGAGGTGCATGAGTACAAGGGCGAAGTGCGTTTCCGCGTCGACGGGGCGTTGACCAAACATGCCGACATCGAAAAACGGGTCGCGAACCTCATCATCAGCCGCATCAAGGTCATCTCCAACCTGGACATCGCCGAAAAACGCGTCCCCCAGGACGGCCGGACCCACGTCAAGATTGCCGGCAAAACCCTCGACGTCCGTGTTTCCGTCCTGCCGACCTACTACGGCGAACGGGTCGTCATGCGTATGCTGATGCAGTCCGAGGACATCCCCCACCTCGAGGGACTCGGCTTCGACCATGCCCTCACCAAGCACCTCGACGAAATTCTCAAGCACTCCCACGGCATCATCCTCGTCACCGGACCGACGGGAAGCGGGAAGTCGACGACGCTGCACGCCTTCTTGCAGCAGGTCGCCACCCCCGATATCAATATCATCACCGTCGAAGACCCCGTCGAGTACAAGGCCGACAACATCAACCAGGTCCAGACCAACGCCAAGGCGGGGCTGACGTTCGCTTCAGGGCTGCGCTCCATCCTGCGCCAGGACCCCGACGTCGTCATGGTCGGGGAGATCCGCGACAGCGAAACGGCCGAGATCGCCATCCAGGCGGCCCTGACCGGCCACCTGGTTTTCTCCACGCTGCACACCAACAACGCCACCGCCTCGGTCACCCGTCTGGTCGACATGGGCATAGAGCAGTTCCTCATCAGCTCTTCGCTGCTGGGGGTCCTGGCCCAGCGCCTGGTGCGCAAACTCTGCCCCGAATGCAAACAGCAGACCGTCCTTACCGACGAATACGCCGAAGAGCTTGACCTCCCCAGGGGGGCGCTCATCTTCGAGGAGCAGGGGTGCAAAGCGTGCAACTACACGGGCTACGCCGGCCGCCAGGCGATCGGGGAGTTCTTCGAGATGACAGACGATCTGGTCTCGATGCTCAAAGACCGGGTCAATGACCATGACCTGCGGGCCAAAGCGATCTCGCTGGGCATGGTCCCCCTCTCCGGACAGCTCAAGACCCTGCTGCTGGCCGGGACGACCTCCCTGCACGAGATCATCCGCGTCGGGGTCAAAGACGCCTGA
- a CDS encoding secretin N-terminal domain-containing protein, with protein sequence MQFTTKLLTLVLAGAMAFGSAAAAREQVNLKLHDIKIEELIKMVGKANGKNILLDKPIPGTVNFVSSTPIYKDELFSILLSVLDSKGFTLVQEGSYLKIVRQNVAVKENLPINPGTKSMLMQTRFISAKNENIDVIAAKVRQFLSPAGKLLTIKENNMMIVSDTPGNIGVIETIVRKIDRDQAKDVKAEFIPLSNAKASRLAASVTKIAKAIINQKVENNKVEILSDDATNAIIILATQENIDKLTPLITRLDEKDDSTNQRLTIIPLENSEAKNVVASLQAVLDKKKYAKEADKPTVSVYDELNALVVSGLESDIKDIQAMIKILDVEKPQVFVKARIVEINQNMADRIGVKYGLAGGAVTDAGLFTFAADLGGSAIAFDGGGLINLSSATFDSGIAFGATIDFLASNGAANTLSQPTLLCVNNQESSIYVGRTEPIVTSTAQAADTTSVARNTYTREDIGLTLKIKPRLSQGNKVTLITTAKLEDILNSSVPGLPSTTKREVVTTAIVSNGESVIIGGLIYDKNRDEAQGIPLLRDIPLIGGLFDWKYSTHEEINLVIVLTPFIVRNNEDMPKVRKMLQELDAIQAKYEELIEEKLEERKEQLDKQDPDSNATEAAAPAAGNALSVISPAKR encoded by the coding sequence ATGCAATTTACGACTAAACTCCTCACCCTGGTCCTGGCGGGGGCCATGGCGTTCGGCTCCGCAGCGGCCGCACGCGAACAGGTCAATCTGAAGCTCCACGACATCAAGATCGAGGAGCTGATCAAGATGGTCGGCAAAGCCAACGGAAAGAACATCCTGCTTGACAAACCCATCCCCGGCACCGTCAACTTCGTCTCGTCGACGCCGATCTACAAAGACGAACTCTTCAGTATCCTTCTCTCCGTGCTCGACAGCAAAGGGTTCACGCTGGTGCAGGAGGGGAGCTACCTCAAGATCGTCCGCCAGAACGTCGCGGTCAAAGAGAACCTGCCGATCAACCCCGGCACGAAATCGATGCTGATGCAGACCCGCTTTATCTCCGCCAAGAACGAGAACATCGACGTCATCGCGGCGAAAGTGCGCCAGTTCCTCTCCCCCGCCGGCAAACTGCTGACGATCAAAGAGAACAATATGATGATCGTCAGCGACACCCCGGGCAATATCGGCGTCATCGAAACGATCGTCCGCAAGATCGACCGGGACCAGGCGAAGGACGTCAAAGCCGAATTCATCCCGCTTTCCAATGCCAAGGCAAGCCGCCTGGCCGCCTCCGTCACGAAGATCGCCAAGGCGATCATCAACCAGAAAGTCGAGAACAACAAGGTCGAGATCCTCAGTGACGACGCCACCAATGCCATCATCATCCTCGCCACCCAGGAGAACATCGACAAACTGACCCCGCTGATCACCCGGCTCGACGAGAAAGACGACTCGACGAACCAGCGCCTGACCATCATCCCCCTCGAGAACAGCGAGGCCAAAAACGTCGTCGCCTCCCTCCAGGCGGTCCTGGACAAAAAGAAATACGCGAAAGAGGCGGACAAGCCGACGGTAAGCGTCTATGACGAGCTCAACGCCCTCGTCGTCTCCGGGCTGGAGTCCGACATCAAGGATATCCAGGCGATGATCAAGATCCTCGACGTTGAGAAACCGCAGGTCTTCGTCAAAGCACGCATCGTCGAGATCAACCAGAACATGGCCGACAGGATCGGGGTCAAATACGGCCTTGCCGGCGGCGCCGTCACCGATGCCGGCCTCTTCACTTTCGCCGCGGACCTCGGTGGTTCCGCCATCGCCTTCGACGGCGGCGGGCTGATCAACCTGAGCAGCGCCACCTTCGACTCGGGCATCGCTTTCGGCGCCACGATCGATTTCCTCGCCAGCAACGGCGCGGCGAACACCCTCTCGCAGCCGACCCTGCTCTGTGTCAACAACCAGGAGTCCTCCATCTACGTCGGTCGCACGGAGCCCATCGTCACCTCAACGGCCCAGGCCGCCGATACGACCTCCGTCGCGCGCAACACCTACACCCGCGAAGATATCGGTCTGACCCTCAAGATCAAGCCGCGCCTCTCCCAGGGCAACAAGGTCACCCTGATCACCACGGCCAAGCTCGAGGACATTCTCAACAGCTCCGTCCCCGGCCTGCCGAGTACGACCAAGCGTGAAGTCGTCACCACTGCTATCGTCAGCAACGGCGAAAGCGTCATCATCGGGGGGCTCATCTACGACAAGAACCGCGATGAAGCCCAGGGGATTCCCCTCCTGCGCGACATTCCGCTCATCGGCGGCCTCTTCGACTGGAAATACAGCACCCACGAAGAGATCAACCTCGTGATCGTCCTCACGCCCTTCATCGTACGCAACAACGAAGATATGCCGAAAGTCCGTAAAATGCTGCAGGAGCTCGACGCCATCCAGGCCAAGTATGAGGAGCTGATCGAAGAGAAGCTCGAAGAGCGTAAAGAGCAGCTGGACAAGCAGGATCCCGACAGCAATGCGACTGAAGCCGCCGCCCCGGCCGCCGGGAATGCGCTCTCCGTCATCAGTCCGGCCAAGCGATAA